Below is a window of Stygiolobus azoricus DNA.
TAGTTCTGGGGATTCTGAGAGTATTTTCCCCAGAATCACTTGTGAACCGTAGGATGTCCTAGGTTGGAAGTGGGTTATAACAATCTTAGTAGAGAAGTCTATAGATAAATTTCCAAAGGTTTTAGTGATCAGCTTGTTCTTCTGCCTCAGGTACTTTTGAGTTGTTACGTTATCCATTTCACCGAGTATTCCGTAATAGTTAGATATGTACTGAGGGCATTCTACATCTCCTAAGCCTATTATGTAATCTACACTTAACAAATTAAGGAACTCTATCACATCCCCTTTGCATGGAGTTAAAGTAATTAACGCCATTTTTGCCATACCACTCACCTAGTTTGAAAAAAGCAATCCCCACAGCCACTATATCTGCTGTAGAGCCCGGGTTATATCCATTTTCCAAAAGGAACCTATCTAGTTCATTTATTAATTTCGGATTTTCTAAAGCTTCACATGACATTTTAGAAACTGTTATAGCAACCCTTCCCCCATGCTTTCTCCATATTAGCCCGTCAGGGACTTGACATAGGACTGATAGAAAACCTTCGAGTACACCTTTTTCCATTCCCAGTTTTTCGATCTTATCGACAACTAACCTAGAGTACTTATAATCTTCGAGCATATTTTTGACTGCACTATCTGAGGATGAGTGTAGTAAGACTTCGTAAAGGGAGACTTTTCCTATAGTTCTATAGTCGAAACCGCTGTCTATCTTGCCCAAGTAACTTAATCCTAATATTTGCAACGACTTTGAGAAATAAATGGAGTCATTCTCGTCTAAACTCCTGATGGTTACCGAGGCTTTTTTTAGCGTCTCATCTAGGGATCTGGAAATAGAGGAATAAGCTATAGGGATCATTTGGATAAACGTGCCTAAAATAGCGAAATTTACTCCCAATTCCATACTTTTTAGTACAGCCTTGTATAAAGAATCAAACAAAGGTTTCTCTCTCCTAAGTCCCCGTTTACACAATTCTTTATAATACTCCTTAGATACTAGTGCAGAAAGTACTAAGTCCTTAAAGCTTACAGATTTAATGTCCCTCCGTCTCGACGCATTACCAGGTTTATCATAAAATGCTTCTTCTACAGTAGACGAAGAAAGGATGAAAGAGATAGAGTTACAAAATTCTTCTAATGTACCCAGGGACATCCCTATCACCTACAACTATGATGGGTTTTTCACATTCAACTAGCATCCCCTTAGCTTCAATTTTCCTCGATTTAAAGAGGAGTGTGGAGTATATCCCCTCGTAAGACACTAAAATTTCTGGTTTCAGTCCCACTTCTCCTGAGACCACGTTGACGTTGTGCAAAATAACTTTAGACGGGTAAAATAGTACGTCACAACTCCCCTTTTCAATCTCAGCCGTTATTGTAATCTCCCCCTTTCTTTTGCATACTTCTTTACAAGGCCTCTCCGGTCTTGGATCCACAAAGAGGATAGAGAATTTTATTCCTTTTATAGCCCCCCGAGTCCTTTTATCATATAATTGCTTAGAAAAGTCTAAAGTTAGCCCGTAATTACGTGAGGTCTCAACGATCCAATCTCTATCTTCCTCAAATCCCTCAAAGTTATTCATAACATACAGAGCGTCTTCACAACCATATATTACTATATCGAGGTCCGAGTTTTCATGGTTGATCCCCGCTAAAAAGCTCCCCGTTATTCCTAATTGCCTTACTCCTAAGGCTGTATAAAGTTCGAGAAATGAGATTTCATGTTTAGAACCAGACGTGTGTTTAATTAATTCTAACGCTTTTTCTTCTGGTTTCAAATGCTTTGAAACATTGGAAAGTCTTAATACAGGGAAAGTTACACCGTAGCATGGTTCCATGAGGAACTCTTGACTTAGTTTAAGCATGTTATTTACACCGTAATATTTCAGCACTCTTTCGTATCCTTTCCATAATCCCTTTCCCGTATAGACGTACTTTATCATGGCATAGATATAACCGTAAGGGTTTACATTAGAGAATACTAAGTATATGTTTCTCTCCTTGTCCACTACAATGTCTTTATCAAGGAAATAATCTCTTCCCATCCTTTCAACCTCACGTAATCTATTGGTGTGCCTGAGCTTTCGAGGAAGTCAACATAATCTCTGAATATCCCTCCGAATAAAGAATTAGCTATATATGCCGAACCTACAGCAGACTCCTTAAATTTGAAGTTATGCTTAATTCCGAAAGGTACTTCCCACTTTTTACTACCAGATATTATGATCGGTATGTTATAATGAGCAGAATACCACTCCGAGAGTATTTGTAAGAGTTTTAATCCCAAAGCCCAATTTCCTCGAGTATATATAGTTTCTTTGCTTATCTTTGAGTATTTGCATAATAAGTAAGCCACTTCACCATCTAGGAAACCAGCCGAGTTTAATCCAGGCAATATGCTTCCTCCTAACCCGTCTATAACTCTCCCGTCAATTATTACTAGAAATGACGAAAAAGAAGAACCTACTTCAACTAAGACAAAACTATCGTACATGGTTCTATAGAAGAAAGCTGAAGCAACTTTATCAGCAGTCCCCATGTCTACGAGGTTAATTTTCTTGCTCTCATCTACGCTCTTCAACTCTATAACTCCAGGTACGGTAAAGGCGTTATGTAATAACTTAGCTGAAATTATAAAATTTCGTAGAGGACCTTCAATCTCAGGGTCTTTTAGGGTCATGAGGAAAATGTCTTTATCAGTGATTTCTGAAACCCTCTTAAACGGCAACCCGTGTCCTGAAGGTAGTGCTACTCCATAAGGTCTAAGGTCGGATATAGCTTTGACCAGAGTACTTGATGCTTTACTGACTAGCTCTGTAGGAAAGGAGAAAAACTTTATTATCCTCCCCATTTCGTCGACAAAGGCGAATTCATACGTCCTACTACCGGGGTCAACTCCAGCAAAAATCATTTCGTAACCCTTACAACCGTACCATCCCTCTTAACCTTTAAACTTACATTAAATATCTTAGCTAAGGATTCAGTTACATTTGCGAAATATATAGCACTCTTTTCGTTTTTAAAAGAGTAGGTAAAAGAGTTTTCATCATCAGTAGAAGAGTCTTTATCATTCGGTGCTATTGGTAGGAGTTTCCCATCAATGAAGCTCACCAATATATTCAGAATACTAATAATGTCGTATTTCTTTACCTCTAAATAAGTCCCCAAAATAGCTGCGAGAGTTTCTGGTGGTACATCGGAATTAATCCGTAAGACTTCACCTTGTTTTAATACATTATAAAGTTCTAACTCAGTTAAGAATAAAGATATATTTACCCCAGAATTTATTAACCTAATA
It encodes the following:
- a CDS encoding triphosphoribosyl-dephospho-CoA synthase; translated protein: MSLGTLEEFCNSISFILSSSTVEEAFYDKPGNASRRRDIKSVSFKDLVLSALVSKEYYKELCKRGLRREKPLFDSLYKAVLKSMELGVNFAILGTFIQMIPIAYSSISRSLDETLKKASVTIRSLDENDSIYFSKSLQILGLSYLGKIDSGFDYRTIGKVSLYEVLLHSSSDSAVKNMLEDYKYSRLVVDKIEKLGMEKGVLEGFLSVLCQVPDGLIWRKHGGRVAITVSKMSCEALENPKLINELDRFLLENGYNPGSTADIVAVGIAFFKLGEWYGKNGVNYFNSMQRGCDRVP
- a CDS encoding nucleotidyltransferase domain-containing protein; amino-acid sequence: MGRDYFLDKDIVVDKERNIYLVFSNVNPYGYIYAMIKYVYTGKGLWKGYERVLKYYGVNNMLKLSQEFLMEPCYGVTFPVLRLSNVSKHLKPEEKALELIKHTSGSKHEISFLELYTALGVRQLGITGSFLAGINHENSDLDIVIYGCEDALYVMNNFEGFEEDRDWIVETSRNYGLTLDFSKQLYDKRTRGAIKGIKFSILFVDPRPERPCKEVCKRKGEITITAEIEKGSCDVLFYPSKVILHNVNVVSGEVGLKPEILVSYEGIYSTLLFKSRKIEAKGMLVECEKPIIVVGDRDVPGYIRRIL
- a CDS encoding DUF1464 family protein, which produces MIFAGVDPGSRTYEFAFVDEMGRIIKFFSFPTELVSKASSTLVKAISDLRPYGVALPSGHGLPFKRVSEITDKDIFLMTLKDPEIEGPLRNFIISAKLLHNAFTVPGVIELKSVDESKKINLVDMGTADKVASAFFYRTMYDSFVLVEVGSSFSSFLVIIDGRVIDGLGGSILPGLNSAGFLDGEVAYLLCKYSKISKETIYTRGNWALGLKLLQILSEWYSAHYNIPIIISGSKKWEVPFGIKHNFKFKESAVGSAYIANSLFGGIFRDYVDFLESSGTPIDYVRLKGWEEIISLIKTL